agaggaggtggaacactcactgcccagtggaggtgggttaggggaggtggaacactcactgcccagtggaggtgggttagaggaggtggaacactcactgcccagtggaggtgggttagaggaggtggaactcactgcccagcggaggtgggttaggggaggtggaacactcactgcccagtggaggtgggttaggggaggtggaactcactgcccagtggaggtgggttagaggaggtggaacactcactgcccagtggaggtgggttaggggaggtggaacactcactgcccagtggaggtgggttagaggaggtggaacactcactgcccagtggaggtgggttaggggaggtggaacactcactgcccagtggaggtgggttaggggaggtggaactcactgcccagtggaggtgggttaggggaggtggaactcactgcccagcggaggtgggttagaggaggtggaactcactgcccagcggaggtgggttagaggaggtggaactcactgcccagcggaggtgggttagaggaggtggaacactcactgcccagcggaggtgggttaggggaggtggaactcactgcccagtggaggtgggttaggggaggtggaactcactgcccagtggaggtgggttagaggaggtggaactcactgcccagtgcccagcggaggtgggttagaggaggtggaactcaagCACTCACTGcccggaggtgggttagaggaggtggtggaggtgggttaggggaggtggactcactgcccagtggaggtgggttaggggaggtggaactcactgcccagtggaggtgggttaggggaggtggaactcactgcccagtggaggtgggttaggggaggtggaacactcactgcccagtggaggtgggttaggggaggtggaactcactgcccagtggaggtgggttagaggaggtggaacactcactgcccagtggaggtgggttagaggaggtggaacactcactgcccagtggaggtgggttagaggaggtggaacactcactgcccagtggaggtgggttagaggaggtggaacactcactgcccagtggaggtgggttagaggaggtggaacactcactgcccagtggaggtgggttagaggaggtggaactcactgcccagtggaggtgggttaggggaggtggaacactcactgcccagtggaggtgggttagaggaggtggaactcactgcccagtggagggttagaggaggtggaacactcactgcccagtggaggtgggttagaggaggtggaacactcactgcccagtggaggtgggttagaggaggtggaacactcactgcccagtggaggtgggttaggggaggtggaacactcactgcccagtggaggtgggttagaggaggtggaacactcactgcccagtggaggtgggttagaggaggtggaacactcactgcccagtggaggtgggttagaggaggtggaacactcactgcccagtggaggtgggttagaggaggtggaacactcactgcccagtggaggtgggttagaggaggtggaactcactgcccagtggaggtgggttaggggaggtggaacactcactgcccagtggaggtgggttaggggaggtggaactcactgcccagtggaggtgggttagaggaggtggaacactcactgcccagtggaggtgggttagaggaggtggaacactcactgcccagtggaggtgggttagaggaggtggaacactcactgcccagtggaggtgggttagaggaggtggaacactcactgcccagtggaggtgggttagaggaggtggaacactcactgcccagtggaggtgggttagaggaggtggaacactcactgcccagtggaggtgggttaggggaggtggaacactcactgcccagtggaggtgggttagaggaggtggaacactcactgcccagtggaggtgggttaggggaggtggaacactcactgcccagtggagggttaggggaggtggaacactcactgcccagtggagggttaggggaggtggaacactcactgcccagtggaggtgggttaggggaggtggaacactcactgcccagtggaggtgggttagaggaggtggactCACTGcccactcactgcccagtggaggtgggttaggaggaggtggaacactcactgcccagtggaggtgggttagaggaggtggaacagtggaggtggaggtgggttagaggaggtggaacactcactgcccagtggaggtgggttagaggaggtggaacactcactgcccagtggaggtgggttagaggaggtggaacactcactgcccagtggaggtgggttagaggaggtggaacactcactgcccagtggaggtgggttaggggaggtggaacactcactgcccagtggaggtgggttaggggaggtggaactcactgcccagtggaggtgggttagaggaggtggaacactcactgcccagtggaggtgggttaggtggggggaggtggaacactcactgcccagtggaggtgggttaggggaggtggaacactcactgcccagtggaggtgggttagaggaggtggaacactcactgcccagtggaggtgggttaggggaggtggaacactcactgcccagtggaggtgggttaggggaggtggaacactcactgcccagtggaggtgggttagaggaggtggaacactcactgcccagtggaggtgggttagaggaggtggaacactcactgcccagtggaggtgggttagaggaggtggaacactcactgcccagtggaggtgggttaggggaggtggaacactcactgcccagtggaggtgggttaggggaggtggaacactcactgcccagtggaggtgggttagaggaggtggaacactcactgcccagtggaggtgggttaggggaggtggaacactcactgcccagtggaggtgggttaggggaggtggaacactcactgcccagtggaggtgggttaggggaggtggaactcactgcccagtggaggtgggttagaggaggtggaacactcactgcccagtggaggtgggttagaggaggtggaacactcactgcccagtggaggtgggttagaggaggtggaacactcactgcccagtggaggtgggttagaggaggtggaacactcactgcccagtggaggtgggttagaggaggtggaacactcactgcccagtggaggtgggttagaggaggtggaacactcactgcccagtggaggtgggttagaggaggtggacactcactgcccagtggaggtgggttaggggaggtggaacactcactgcccagtggaggtgggttagaggaggtggaactcactgcccagtggaggtgggttagaggaggtggaacactcactgcccagtggaggtgggttagaggaggtggaacactcactggtgggttagaggaggtggaacactcactgcccactcactgcccagtggaggtgggttagaggaggtggaacactcactgcccagtggaggtgggttaggggaggtggaacactcactgcccagtggaggtgggttagaggaggtggaacactcactgcccagtggaggtgggttagaggaggtggaacactcactgcccagtggaggtgggttagaggaggtggaacactcactgcccagtggaggtgggttagaggaggtggaacactcactgcccagtggaggtgggttagaggaggtggaactcactgcccagtggaggtgggttaggggaggtggaacactcactgcccagtggaggtgggttaggggaggtggaactcactgcccagtggagggttagaggaggtggaacactcactgcccagtggaggtgggttagaggaggtggaacactcactgcccagtggaggtgggttagaggaggtggaacactcactgcccagtggaggtgggttagaggaggtggaacactcactgcccagtggaggtgggttagaggaggtggaacactcactgcccagtggaggtgggttagaggaggtggaacactcactgcccagtggaggtgggttaggggaggtggaacactcactgcccagtggaggtgggttagaggaggtggaacactcactgcccagtggaggtgggttaggggaggtggaacactcactgcccagtggagggttaggggaggtggaacactcactgcccagtggaggtgggttagaggaggtggaacactcactgcccagtggaggtgggttagaggaggtggaacactcactgcccagtggaggtgggttaggggaggtggaacactcactgcccagtggaggtgggttagaggaggtggaacactcactgcccagtggaggtgggttaggggaggtggaacactcactgcccagtggaggtgggttaggggaggtggaactcactgcccagtggaggtgggttagaggaggtggaacactcactgcccagtggaggtgggttaggggaggtggaacactcactgcccagtggaggtgggttaggggaggtggaacactcactgcccagtggaggtgggttagaggaggtggaacactcactgcccagtggaggtgggttaggggaggtggaacactcactgcccagtggaggtgggttaggggaggtggaacactcactgcccagtggaggtgggttaggggaggtggaacactcactgcccagtggaggtgggttaggggaggtggaacactcactgcccagtggaggtgggttaggggaggtggaacactcactgcccagtggaggtgggttagaggaggtggaacactcactgcccagtggaggtgggttaggggaggtggaacactcactgcccagtggaggtgggttaggggaggtggaactcactgcccagtggaggtgggttagaggaggtggaacactcactgcccagtggaggtgggttaggggaggtggaacactcactgcccagtggaggtgggttaggggaggtggaacactcactgcccagtggaggtgggttagaggaggtggaacactcactgcccagtggaggtgggttaggggaggtggaacactcactgcccagtggaggtgggttaggggaggtggaacactcactgcccagtggaggtgggttaggggaggtggaacactcactgcccagtggaggtgggttaggggaggtggaacactcactgcccagtggaggtgggttaggggaggtggaacactcactgcccagtggaggtgggttagaggaggtggaacactcactgcccagtggaggtgggttaggggaggtggaacactcactgcccagtggaggtgggttaggggaggtggaactcactgcccagtggaggtgggttagaggaggtggaacactcactgcccagtggaggtgggttaggggaggtggaacactcactgcccagtggaggtgggttaggggaggtggaacactcactgcccagtggaggtgggttagaggaggtggaacactcactgcccagtggaggtgggttaggggaggtggaacactcactgcccagtggaggtgggttaggggaggtggaacactcactgcccagtggaggtgggttaggggaggtggaacactcactgcccagtggaggagggttaggggaggtggaacactcactgcatgAATTTACAGGACTTGCCCTCGGGACAGAAGCCCACCAGGTAGTTCCCACAGATGACCCTCctggtgtgtctgtgcctgcagTCAGGACCTGCAGGGGCCAGCAAGGgccacagggagagacagcagaCCAAGCAATGAGGAGGAGACTAGCTGAACTCAACTGATACACAGGaaatgaagtgtgtgtgcgtgtaggtcagtgtgtgtgtgtgtgtaggtcagtgtgtgtgtgtgtaggtcagtgtgtatgtgtcggtcagtgtgtgtgtcggtcagtgtgtgtgtgtaggtcagtgtgtgtgtgtaggtcagtgtgtgtgtgtcggtcagtgtgtgtgtgtaggtcagtgtgtgtgtgtaggtcagtgtgtgtgagtaacacGTGTCATGGTGTCGCTCAGCTTCTTCATGGGACGTACCGTGTTTGCAGAACCCTCGGTCGTACCAGGGGCAGTCCTTGATCTTGGACTCTGGATCAATGTGCAGGAACGGACACTCCTTGTTACTGCATTCACCTGGAGGACCCAgccccagagacagacaggagatgaggagggggaacTAGGAACCCCCATCTGGCTGATACCCAAGTGCTGTGTTGGTGTGCATTAGAAACAGGGTAATGCAATGTTGGAAACTCTCCATGAGAATGGATGAGAATACATGGGGAGTACATGGGGAATACATGGGGAATACATGGGGAGTACATGGGGAGTACATGGGGAATACATGGGGAATTTGCCAAACTGCAGGTTAGCCTGTTACAGGGAACTTAAATGCAGTTGAAACCCATCTTGCAGAATAATTTTGGTTAAAACAACCAGTTTCATGCAAACTCTGCAAATTTCTACCCTATACATTTAGAAGGGGACTTTTTTTAGATGTTGTACAAAGGGGGGAACCCCCAAATCTCTGCTGGGTGACTGACCGAACTTGGAGTAGAAGTAGCACTCTGGCATCTTGGTCATGTCGTACTCGTGCAGGAACTCGCACTGGTCTCCTTTCTTGCACAGGCCTCGGAGCCAGTGCTTACAAACCACCGTCTTCTCCCCGCTGATGTGACGAAAGGGGCACATCCCACCTGCGAAAGGGACACATACACGAATCAGCTGGCTGGATCGTGGTACTGTGAGGCTGAGGGGTTCATCGGGTCTCCGGACTGGGGTTTAACAGAGGAAGGGATCGTTTGTCTTGTAATTACTTCTGAAACTTTACCTTTCACGCAGGCTGCTCTCATGAAGAACTCACAGACAGCAGCTCCTGACTCTGAGGAAACGTACAGCACAATATTGGAACGCTTGGAAAGCATTAAAGAAAGGCAAGCCTATACAGAAAATATAAGCTAGGGAACTCGAATAGCTTTAATTATATTAATTTTGTTAACCGTGTTGAATTAGATTCACTGGCCTGTGATGTTTGATGCAGTAGCTAGATGCTCGGTTTGAAATGGCATGCTATGCCTACATCCATGTGTTACTAAGTAACAACACGAGAGACTTACTGTCCATTCCAGGGAACGGTAACGGTTGGGCACCAAGCTGTTGCTCCACAGCGATCTCTAGATCAAACTTAATATGATCTACAGTGGCTAGAAGGTCTTGCATGTTTACTATGTGATTGGGGCTCGAAGTGATATAGAAAAATAAGctaaacagctagctagctaggctaactatcTGAGCTACAACGATGCCTCGCTATCCGTAATTTCAGCCAGCGGCTTAGCCAAACATAGAAAATCAACTGAACTACTGCTCATACGAGACGTTACAGTAATACAATTTGCAAGCTAACAAAACACAGGATTCATTGCCTGACTAAAACGTGATGAAGTTTGCTCGGTAACTTGTAGCTGCTAGTCTATTATGTTTCTTGAATTAGCAACCTCCAGAATGCGCGCAGGCGCGGTTGAACTTCAACCTTTGGCAAGGCAAATGCAATCAATCAGAATAGCACGATAGAATCTTATTTATACTTCCCCCCTAATAAGTAATTGTATTCGGAAATATTCGTATTGAATGATTACATTTGAATCCAATAATTATGGATTATGGTCTCTTGACAAGAACATTTTTTGAGCTTTTGTCTTGGACGTGAATCCGCTCGAAATTCTCTGACCTCTACTAGCACGCCTTATCGTCCTCCAATATCTTTAGAAGAAAATAACGATTTGATATTTAGTTCAGGACACCCGGGATGTAAGTTTCCCAGCATCGCTATCATCTTATTTACTGCAGCGAACAAGTCCAGGAGTTCCACAGTAAATTCTAAACAttactacaccccccccccccctccccccaaaataGACAATGAACCAGTGGCAGATAAAATGAGAATTAAAAGAACTGGTAAACCAGAACCACTTTATTTAAAATGATCAAGTACAAGGAAAAACGTCATCGGGTTCAAAACAATGACaacacttccccccccctcccctcagtatATGAAATGAGATACAATAGCACTTATAATGACTGTAATGAGCACAAAAGAACTGGAATGGTACTCTGCAAACAGACAACCCCGACATTCCCTCTCTCAGGCCCACAACACCCCCGTTTTTGCAGAAATTAAAGAATTCGGTGTAAGTGACACCCTGAGCAAATTTTAGATGCAAGGTGGTTCCCAATCATCCCAGTCCTTCAGCTATGAGGACAATTCAGCAGTAAACCTAAgtgaaaaacatacattttgtcCCATATCAACCAAAAACCCAAGCCCTAATACTTACACTAACAGAGATCCAAGATATCACAGGTTCAACCAACATGGCCACTTGGCCTTCACATGGTTCCAGCAGCCATGTTGGTTgtccctgccctgctctctcaGACCAGCAGAAGTGCACTGGAGGATGAAGGTTGATTTGGGGACTGGATGGATGTTTCTAGACCAGGCCACAGGGGTTGTCAAGCACACAAGTTGAAGTTGGATGAGCCCTGATGTTGGATGAGCCCTGATGTCTCCTGGGAAGGACAGGCTGCACACGGATTCATCCAGAACACCCTCGACAGCCACAGTGGGTGCACTCAATGATTCTTCCCTGTAAGCACGGggagaaaacacattttaaaagcaCATTTTGATGTGATTTTCACAAGGCATGAGGTCT
Above is a window of Hypomesus transpacificus isolate Combined female chromosome 17, fHypTra1, whole genome shotgun sequence DNA encoding:
- the cpsf4 gene encoding cleavage and polyadenylation specificity factor subunit 4; the encoded protein is MQDLLATVDHIKFDLEIAVEQQLGAQPLPFPGMDKSGAAVCEFFMRAACVKGGMCPFRHISGEKTVVCKHWLRGLCKKGDQCEFLHEYDMTKMPECYFYSKFGECSNKECPFLHIDPESKIKDCPWYDRGFCKHGPDCRHRHTRRVICGNYLVGFCPEGKSCKFMHPRFELPVGASEQPPLPLQNQNQQKPVPSLGRSSLSLIQLTNPGTGGGYQPRPYSMGGNMHHNNMGGNRGPRPLDQVTCYKCGEKGHYANKCTKGHLAFLSGQ